The region CGGCGATGTCATCATTCAGGCTGTGGCCGATGTGCACGTCATAAGGGCTAGGGCCGTTGACAGAAATCTGGGTGCTCATGGAAATAGGTCCTTAGAGGGTATCGAGGAAACTCAAAATCGCGCCGACGATTTGCTGCGGGCTGCGGTTATCCGTACGCGCACGGAAGTCGGCAACCTCGTCGTAAAGCGGGCGGCGCTTGTCAAGCAACGCGCGGTAGTGGGCTTCGGGGTCCTCTGCCTGCAGCACCGGACGCGAGTCATCGCCGGAGGTACGGCGCACGCCTTCTTCGACACTGACGTCGATGAAGATAACGGTGTGGCGATCCAGAAGGTCGCGGGTGGCATCACTGAGCACCGCACCGCCACCGAGGCTGATGATGCCGTCGTTTTCCAAAGCGGCTGCCACGATTTCTTCTTCGAGTTCGCGGAACTTCGGCTCACCGACTTCAGCGAAGTACTCGCCGCAGGGCTTGCCGACAGTGTCAGCAATAAGCTCGTCAGTATCAATGAGCGGCAAGTTCAGGGCATTGGAGAGACGACGCCCAATAGTCGATTTCCCTGCACCAGGCGGGCCGACGAGAACAGCACGAGGGCTGGGTTGGCCAGTGGGCGGGCACGGGTTGGTCATGACTTACTCCTGATTAAAGTCCAGACGCTGCGAAACATACTCATTGTAAGCGTCAATGTTGCGCTTAGTCTCGGCAATGTTATCGCCGCCGAATTTTTCTAGCACTGCGCGTGCCAGTACGAGGGCCACCATAGCTTCTGCAACAACGCCAGCAGCCGGAACCGCACACACATCGGAGCGCTGGTGAATAGCAGTAGCCGCATCACCGGTGGCCATATCCACGGTCTTCAGCGCACGCGGCACGGTGGAAATTGGCTTCATTGCTGCACGCAGGCGCAGCTGCTGACCATTGGTCATGCCACCTTCCAGGCCACCGGCGCGGTTGGTCAAACGGTCGACGCCGTCGTCGGTGCGCACCATCTCATCGTGGGCTTCCGAGCCACGGCGACGTGCTTCTTCAAAGCCATCGCCGACCTCAACGCCCTTGATGGCCTGAATACCCATCAACGCTGCGGCCAGCTGTGCATCCAGGCGGTCGTCGCCAGAAATGTGCGAGCCCAGACCAATCGGCAGGCCATCGACGACAACCTCCACGATGCCGCCGAGAGTATCGCCTTGCTTCTTAGCGGTCTCAATCTCGGTGATCATCGACTGCTCAGCATCGCCGTTATAAGCGCGCACTGGGGACTCATCGATCTTCTCCAAATCCGCAAACGCTGGAGCCGGGCCCTGGTAAGGCTCAGAAGCACCAATGGAAATCACATGGGAGATCACCTCCACGCCGAGGGTCTCACGCAGGAAGTTACGCGCCACGGTCGCTGCTGCTACACGGGCTGCGGTCTCACGCGCAGAAGAACGCTCCAGAATCGGACGTGCCTCATCCTGGTCGTACTTAATCATGCCGGCAAAGTCAGCATGGCCCGGGCGCGGACGAGTCAGCGCAGCACCACGGCCAGAGGCCATTGCCTTGGCGACCTCCGGGTCATCCATATCGAGAGCATCCGGGGACATGATCGTGGTCCACTTCGGCCACTCGGTATTGCCAATCATGATGGCAATCGGGCTGCCTAGAGTTTCGCCGTGGCGAATGCCAGAAAGCAGGGTCAGGTCGTCGGCTTCAAACTTCATGCGGGCACCTCGGCCATAGCCGAGGCGGCGACGAGAAAGCTGCAGCGCGATATCGTCCTGAGAGATCGGAACGCCTGCAGGCATGTGTTCAATCAGGGAAATCAGTGCCTGGCCGTGAGATTCGCCAGCGGTAGTCCATCGAAGCATGCCGCCAATTATCGCATGACAGGGATTCCTCTGTGCGCAAAGGGTGTGTGTTGTAGTCCACGTTTAGCTAAATAGTTCCGCTCCACCAGTCGCGAAGCCCCACACCAGTGCCGTAGCCAGCAACATTGGCGGTCCATGCGGAGCTGTCCGCTCCCCCAGGCTCAACGGCTTTGCCTCGCTTTGCGACGTTTCAGTCTGCGGCTGCCCCGCTTCTGGCCACGACGGCTGTGCTGCCAGGTTCGCTTCTGGTTTCTTTGGTTGCTTACCCCTGTTGGCAAGCCTGCTGGCTATGTCGACAAGCAAAGTAATCCAGGACGCCGCAATAATCGCTAGGAGTACTCCCCAGGTACCGGCGGCGTGTGCTGTCCACATTCCTAGTGAAATTGCGAGCTTGATATCGCCGCCGCCAATGCCGCCTTTGCGGATGCCGAGTACGAAATATAGTGCTGGCCACAGCAGGCCTGCGAAATCCCACCACCAAATGCACGCAATAACCGCGGCAGGCAGTGTCAGTAGATCCGGCAAGCGCCGGTAACGAAGATCGAAAAAACTTAAGACCGCGGCCCATAACAGCCACGCCCCCGCCCCGAGCATGTCCATTTCCATGTCCATGCCCGCAGATTACGCGAATCCCACATATCTGGCATTCGGAGAAAAGCGCAATCGCGTTAGGAGTCTTGCGTCGGCTTTTTGATTTCCGCTTCGAGGGCTTCGAACATCTCCGCACGCGGTGCGGGGTGGCCGGTGAATTGCTGGAACTGGCTAAAGGCTTGATGCGCCAGCATGACGTGCCCGCCCACGGTGCGGTAGCCATCGGCAGCAGCGTGCACGACCAGCGGGGTTGGCCACGGGTCGTAGATGACATCGAGGGTGTGTGCGTGGGTTAGTTCCTGCAGGTGATCTTCCACGGCGGCAGAAGGCACGGTGGAGATCATGACGTCGGCCGAAACGGACAACTCACGCAAGTCGTCGTTGAAGTTAGCGCCGTGGATGTTGATGCCTAAGGCATCGGCAAGCGGTTGCAGTTCGGCCAGGCGGTCGCTGCGGTTGAGCACGGTGACATCGCGAACGCCGCGCTGTGCCAGTGCCCAGAGCGCGGGGCGAGCGGTACCGCCGGAGCCGATAAGCAGTGCGCGGGTGGGCTCGGCGTCATCGTCAAGCAGCTCGCCCAAAGCGCCAAGCACGCCTTCAGTATCGGTGTTGTCGGCACGCCAGCCTTCAGCAGTACGCACCAAGGTGTTGGCCGAGCCGATGAGCTGAGCGCGCTCGGTGGCAGTATCGGCGAATTCTAGGGCTGCGAACTTACACGGCATGGTCACCGAGAAACCGACGAACTCATCACCAGCATTGCTAACAAGTTCCGGCAGGCCCTCCGCATCAACCTCAAAGCGGGTGTAGTCCCAGCCGTTGAGCTCGAGTGCCTTGTAGCCGACGTTGTGCAGCAGCGGCGACAACGAGTGTGCGATGGGTTGGCCTAGTACTGCAGCGCGGTGCCCTGCCATGAATGCTCCTTGTGATTACTCGCCGGCTGGCTGTTCAGTAGCTGGGTCCTCGCCACCGGCGCCTGCACCCTCAGCTTCGCGCTGGGAGTCCAGGATGCCGGAGTTGATGGCATCGTCGACGCGGTCCAGATGCTCTTCGAAGGTATCGGTGAACACGGTGGTGCCCTGCTCGTCGATGGTGACGAAGAACTTCCAGTTACCGTCAGCCGGGTTCTCCATTGCGGTGATGGCTTCCTCAGAAGGCGATGCAATCGGAGTCTCAGGCAGACCATCCATGGCGTAGGTGTTCCACGGGGTCTCCTCGGCACGCGCCTCATCGGTGGTAGCCAACTCGACATCCGGCAGGCCGTAGTTCACGGTGGAGTCGAACTCCAGGCGCATCGGCTCATCCAGGCGGTTCAAGATAACGCGGGCGACCTTGTCGAACTCACCAGCCGGTGCCTCGCGCTCAATCAGCGAGGACGCAACCAGCAGCTCGTACGGTCTTAGGCCAATGGCCTGGGCACGCTCCACGATGTTGGTGGAGTTGTACAGGTCGGTGGAACGAGTAATCAGGTCGGTCAGGATTTCCTTGGCGCCCATGTTCGGGTCCAGCACGTACTGGCCCGGAGCAATCAGGCCTTCCAGACGCCGTGGGTCATCGCCACGTGCGTTAACGGCATCGATAGCCCAGTCCGGTGCACCCAGCTCCGCCGGGTCGGTATTGGCTGCGACGTCTTCTAGCTCTTCCTTGCTGACGCAGGCGCCATCGCTACAGGAGACCTGGGAAATCATGGAGTAGATGCCGTAGCGGACGTCACCGCCGACCACGACGACATCGGAGAGCGTGGAGCCGCCCTGGACTTCCAGAAGGTCGACCTTGCGCTCTTCATCCAGCAGTGCCTCGACTGCGGACTGGGCGCTCATCTCCTCTTCCAGGCGGTAAAAACCTGGCTGGATGCTGCCGGCAGAGGTGTTATTTGCTGCGGCAGTTTGGAAAGCCTCGTTGGTCTTAACGATGTTCTTTTCTACTAGTCCCGGGCCCAACTCCGACATGGAGGAACCCTCGGGGACCTCAACGAGTTGGTTCACGCCGTTACCGGTTCCCTCGTAGTCGTTGGAATTGCCGCCGCTGAACATCTGGAATCCGATGTATCCGAGCGCACCGACGAGCAAGACGATGGAGGCAACGAGGACGGCGAGGCCGCGCTGGCGACGCTTGACGTACTTCGGGTCCATCGATTTTCCGATGCGTTTCTTATTACGGCTCACGTGTGAAGTCTCCTGCTGTTGAAGGCTGCGAGTCTGAATCCTCAGTCAATGCACGCTGGCGCGCATCCAACCAGGACTGCAGAATCTCTACCGCTGCTGCTTGGTCAATTACCTTACGGCCCTTTTTCTCACTTACCCCCGACGCACGCAGCGCCGTGGTGGCAACTACGGTCGTCAGGCGCTCGTCAGCCATGCGAACAGGCGGCAGATTCTCCCCCATATTTGCATCATTTTTCAGCCGACGACGAATACGAAACGCGATTTCTTTGGCGTGTTTCACACTTTTGGAGCCATTGCCCTGCAAATCGCGCGGAAGTCCGACGACTACTTCTACCGCCTGAAACTCTGAAATCAGTTCCAATAAACGGTCAATGTCGCCTTGATCCCGGTCCTTAAACCCGGTTTCACGCTTCACCGTTTCCACCGGGGTTGCTAGGCGGGCGTCCCGGTCGGAGACAGCCACGCCAATGCGCACTGTTCCGACGTCAAGACCAATGCGGCGACCCGGGCCAGGGTCGTCCACGCCGGGGGTATCTGGTTCCACCTTCGCCATGACGCTTAGAGCTCCTGCAGCAGCTCCTTGACTGCTGCAAATCCTTGCTCGGCACCGTCTGGCTGGGAACCAGAACCCTGTGCCATATCTGGCTTACCGCCGCCGCGACCGGAGACGTACTCGCCGAAGCGCTTGACGATGTCGCCGGACTTCACACCGCGGTTAACTGCACCATCGGTAGCAGCTGCGATGAATGGGTACTTGGCACCATCGCGGGCGCCCAGCACCAGCACGGCGTCTTCGTTCTTCAGGCGGTTGCGCAGGTCCGTTGCCACGGTACGCAGGTCACCACCGGAGGTACCGTCCGGCAGGTTGAGAGTCAGGACCTTGAAGCCATTGACGTCGACGGCCTGGTTAGCCATCTCCCCTGCGCGGGATGCCAGCTGTGCCTTGCGCAAACCAGCGATTTCCTTTTCTGCTGCGCGCAGCTTCTCAGTCAGCTGCGCAATGCGCTCTGGCAGGTCCTCGGTCTGTACCTTCAGCTCACGAGAAACACCTTCAACCAGGGCGGTTTCCTTGGAGTAGTAACGGAAGGCATCCATACCGGAGTACGCCTCAATACGGCGTGCACCAGAGCCCACGGAGGACTCACCCAGCACGGAGACCGGACCAATCTGAGAAGACTGGCCGACGTGGGTACCACCGCAGAGCTCGATGGAGAAAGGACCACCGATTTCCACAACGCGGACCTGGTCACCGTAGTTCTCACCGAACAGTGCCATAGCGCCCATGGCCTTGGCCTCCTCCAGGGAGGTCTCAATGGTGTTAACAGCGAAATTGCTGTCGATGGCCTGGTTGGTAATCAGGGCGATTTCTTCCAGCTGTGCTGGGGTCAGCTGCTCGGTGTAGTTGAAGTCGAAGCGCAGGTAACCCGGGCGGTTCAAGGAACCAGCCTGGACTGCTGTTGGGCCAAGCACCTGACGCAGCGCTGCGTGGATGAGGTGGGTAGCCGAGTGCGCCTGGGTAGCACCGTGGCGCCACTGCTCATCAACCTCAGCGTTGACGGTAGAGCCCAGGTCCAGACCACCAGCGGTCACGGTTGCCTTGTGGACCCACAGCTTCTTGCCGATCTTCTGGACATCGCCGACCTCCAGCAGGGATTCGCCAGCGAAGATGCGGCCGCGGTCAGCGGTCTGACCACCAGACTCGGCATACAGCGGGGTCTGGTCCAAGATGACCTCGACCTCATCGCCTTCGTTGACCTCAGTGACGGACTCGCCGTTGCGAACCAGTCCGAGCACCTTTGCGGAGCTCGACAGCTCCTCGTAGCCGGTAAACACGGTCGGGTGGTTGTCCACCCAATCGCGGTAGAGCGACAGGTCAGTGTGACCGTGCTTCTTGGCCTGGTTATCAGCCTTGGCACGACGGCGCTGCTCGCCCATCGCATCGTTGAAGCCTGCCATGTCGACCTCAAGGCCTGCCTCGTTGGCCATCTCCAGGGTCAGGTCAATCGGGAAGCCATAAGTGTCATGCAGCTCGAAAGCCTTGGCACCGGAGAGCACCTTGGTGGTCGCAGCACGCGAGGTGGTCTTCAGTTCATGCACGGCTTCGTCGAAAAGCTTGGTGCCCGACTCCAGGGTCTTGAGGAAGGCCTTTTCCTCGTTGGTAGCCACGCGCAGGATGCGCTCGCGGTTATCAGCAATCTCCGGATACGACGGAGTCATGGTGTCCATGATGGTGTTCATCAGGCGTTCCATGGTCTTGCCCTGTGCGCCCAGCAGACGTGCAGAACGGATAATGCGGCGCAGCAGACGACGCAGGATGTAGCCGCGACCCTCATTGCCTGGGGTCACGCCGTCCAGGATGAGCATCATTGCGGTGCGGGAGTGGTCAGCAACCACGCGGAAACGCACGTTGTCCTGGTCGGAGGCCCTATCACCGTACGTAGCGCCGGTGAGTTCCTCAGTCACGTCAATGACCGGACGCAACAAGTCGGTTTCGTAGACGTTGTCGACACCCTGCAGGATGCAGGCCACGCGCTCGATGCCGAGACCGGTATCGATGTTCTTCTTCGGCAGCTCACCGATGATTTCGAAGTTGCCCTTGCCGATGCCTTCACCGCGCTCGTTCTGCATGAAGACCAGGTTCCAGATCTCCATGTAGCGGTTGTCGTCGACAATCGGGCCGCCCTCTTCGCCGTATTCCCGACCGCGGTCGTAGTAAATCTCCGAGCACGGACCACACGGACCAGGCACGCCCATGGACCAGTAGTTATCTTCCATGCCCAGGCGCTGGATGCGCTCAGCAGGCACACCAATAACGTCGCGCCAAATCTCGGCTGCCTCATCGTCGTCGAGGTAGACCGTGACCCACAAACGCTCCGGGTCCAGGCCAAAGCCGCCGTCGTCGACGGACTTGGTCAACAGCGACCACGCGTTCTTAATGGCACCTTCCTTGAAGTACTGGCCAAAGGAGAAGTTACCGGCCATCTGGAAGAAGGTGTTGTGGCGGGTGGTAATACCCACTTCCTCAATATCCAGGGTGCGCACACACTTCTGGATGGAGGTCGCAGTACCGTTCGGGTAAGGGGGGTTCTGCTGGCCGAGGAAGAAAGGCTTGAAGGGCACCATGCCAGCGTTGACGAAAAGCAGATCCGGGTCGTCGAGGATCAGCGATGCGCTGGGCACCGCGGTGTGACCAGAGTTAACGAAGTGCTGGGTAAAGCGCTCCCGAATCTCATGCGTCTTCACGAGTTGTTGTCCTTACTGTTGAAACGTTTAGGTTCAAGGTTACGATAGCGCCCAACTTTACCCTCCTGTTATTTTTCTCGCGCGAGGAGGTCACAATTTCTACCGCGCTCTGCCGCGATAGTCCCACACCCAAAGCCCAATCCGGCCGCCGTCAACTAGGAACGGCGCTTCTTACCGCGAATAAGGTTGCGCAATCGCCCCAGGTAATCAAAGATGCGGCGCTCTGCACCGTGCTCGGTGGGCTCATAGTAAATCCGGTCAACCAGTTCATCCGGCAGGTACTGCTGGGCCACCACACCGCGTGGGTCATCGTGCGGGTACTTGTACCCCACACCATGGCCCATGTCCTTGGCGCCGGAATAATGTCCATCGCGCAAATGCGGCGGCACGTGACCAATGTGTCCGGCACGCACGTCTTCCTCAGCCTTGCCAATAGCGCTAATCACCGAGTTCGATTTCGGTGCTGTAGCCAAGTGAATCGTTGCCTGGGCCAGCGGAATACGTGCTTCCGGCAAACCAATCAGCTGTGCTGCCTGTGCGGCCGCCACTGCTGTTGGCAACGCGGTCGGATCCGCCATGCCAATATCTTCGGAAGCATGCACGATGAGCCTGCGCGCAATAAAGCGCGGGTCCTCCCCTGCCTCGACCATGCGCGCTAAGTAGTGCAAAGCAGCATCGACATCAGACCCACGAATCGACTTAATAAACGCCGAGACCACGTCATAGTGCTGGTCACCATCGCGGTCGTAGCGCACCACCGCACGATTGACGTTGTCCTTAATAATCTGCGGAGTGAGTTTCTCCCCGTCCGGTACAGCTTCTGCTGCTGCTTCCAGATAGGTCAAGATACGTCGCGCATCACCGCCTGCCAGCAGCACTAACTGCTCAATGGCTTCATCAGTGGCACCAATACGCCCACCCAGACCGCGCTCATCTTCGAGCGCACGCTTGGCGACGAGCTTGAGATCCTCATTCTCCAGTGGTTTCAGCTGCAACAGCAACGACCGCGACAACAGTGGCGAGACCACCGAAAAGGAAGGGTTTTCCGTAGTCGCAGCAACCAACAACACCGTGCGGTTTTCTACTGCCGCCAACAGCGCATCCTGCTGAGTCTTGGAAAAGCGGTGCACCTCATCAATAAACAGCACCGTACGCACACCGTGAATCAGGTCCTGCCGGGCACGATTGATGACCTCACGGACCTGCTTGACACCAGAATCCAGCGCCGACAGGCCCACGAAGTTCTGGCCCATCGTCTGCGCAATCAGCGATGCAACAGTCGTCTTACCCGTACCGGGCGGACCATAGAGAATGACCGAAGCCTCACCGGAGCCCTCCACCAAACGACGCAGCGGCTTGCCCTCTTGCAGCAAATGCTCCTGGCCTACCACCTCATCCAAACTCCGCGGGCGCATGCGCGCAGCCAGCGGCGAGTTCGCGTGCGTTTCAAATAACGAAGCTCCGGAACCGGCACCAGGGCCGGTTCCACGGGGAGTGGAAGCATTTCCGCTCCCTGGACCGGCGGGATCCGGGAATAGCGAGTCTTGACTCATACAGTGCTTAAAACCCTATTTGTCTTTGACGCGTTCACAGACCATGTCGCCGAACTCGACGACGGGGACGCAACGTGGGTCATCGCAGTTAGCGGAGAAACGACGCACGGCGTCGAAGGTCTCAAAAAGGTCGCGGCGAATCAGCAATTCGTCGTCGGTGAAGTTCTTGCTGGATGCTGGACGCAACAGCGAGGTCTTGGGGTCGTAGCTGATGTCCATCTCGCCTTGTGCCAGGGCGACAACGCCTTCGATGCCGCCGGCGTACATGGTGGTGACACTCGATAGTGCCCAGCCGACCAACGAGTAGACCAACAGGCGGTGGACTTCATCGTCATCGCCAAAGCGTGGCCAGATGCCTTTGACCTCACGCATCCAGGCGTTGGTAAAGACTTCTGCTTCCTCATCACTAATCGGACGTGCGAAAAGGAACTGTGGGAAACCAGCAATCACGCAGGCCACGTCAAAGCCGACGTTGCGGAAACCCGCCCACTCATAATCCAGGAAGTGCAGGCCGTTGGAGACGATGACGTTATCTGGCGACAGATCGAAAGGCGTAAAGGCACGGTCCTTGCCCGAGCGCAGGTTCTTTGCCGCTTCGGTGGCATACAGCTCGATGCGCTCTGGCAGTTCCACGCCGGCTTCGCGGAGAATCTGCATGCCGATATTGATGGAGTCCTGCAGGGACTCATCACGAATGGACTGGTGATCGGCATAATCCGGGTGCTGACGCAGGATGCGGTTGAGCAGTACCTGGTAGTCGTCTTCTCGCACGGCGGTGCCCGCGTGCATCTGGCCGAGAGAAATACCCAACGAGCGCAGGAGGTGCAGGCGTTCTTCTTCATGGCCATTAGCCAGGGCGTCAGCCAAGGTGTCGCCTTCGCCGATATCGCTCAAAATGAGCACACGACGATCCAGGTCATAAGCCAGCAACACCGGGCCAGGGCGGACATCCTCGGCTAGCGAGGTGGTGAACTGGTAGGCGACAACTTCGCGCAACATGGCGGCATCGTCAATGGCATGCCCAGTCATCGGGTTGTACTTGATGACCAAGCTGCGATGCGGAAGGAAGGCGCTGGGTGAGGTATGCACGCGCAGTACTAGCGCATTACCGGAGCCGCCGAGCACCTCGGCATCGCTAAGCTCCGGGCTCCCGCCGTAGCGACGGGATAACAGCTCAGCCGCAATGTCAATAACGGCCTTCTCGCTGAGCCACTCTTGAGTACTCACTCGCATCCTTCCTTGTGTTCTTTCAGCCCACATGCAAAAGCGGGGCTGCCGCGAACCAACCTACAGCTTAACGTGTTGGTGGTCTGCTGCCCCGCTATTTGGCCACCAGTTTGCTGGCGGCGGGCTGAAAAGAAGTTTTTACTCCTTGTTCTCCGGCTTATCAGCCTGCTTCTTCTTTTCCGGCTTGAAGTCCACGCCGGTCTCCTTGCGCTGCGCCGCAGGGATAGGCGCAGGAGCATCGGTCAGCGGATCAACGCCGCCACCGGACTTCGGGAAGGCAATGACATCGCGGATGGACTCAAAGCCGCCCAGCAGGGAGACGATACGATCCCAGCCGAAAGCGATGCCGCCGTGTGGCGGTGCACCGTAGGAGAAAGCATCCAGCAGGAAGCCGAACTTCTCCTGTGCTTCCTCATCGCCGATACCCATGACGTCGAAGACGCGCTTCTGGACGTCCTGGTCGTGGATACGGATGGAACCGCCGCCGATTTCGTTGCCGTTGCAGACAATGTCGTAGGCGTATGCGGTGGCCTCGCCCGGGTTCTGATCGAAGCTATCGAGCCACTCCGGCTTCGGGGAGGTGAAGGCATGGTGCACGGCAGTCCACTTGGAGTTACCCAGTGCGACATCGCCGGATGCGGTGGCATCGGCAGCCGGCTCAAACAGCGGTGCATCGACGACCCAGGTAAAGGCCCAGTCGCCTTCCTTGATAAGGCCCAGCTTCTTCGCGATCTCTCCGCGGGCAGCGCCCAGCAGTGCGCGGGAGGACTTGGTGTCACCAGCAGCGAAGAAGATGCAGTCGCCCGGGTTGGCGCCGACGTGCTCAGCAATACCAGCGCGCTCTTCATCGGTGATGTTCTTAGCCACCGGACCGGACAGCTCGCCGTCTTCGCCGACCAAGATGTAAGCCAGGCCCTTAGCGCCGCGCTGCTTTGCCCACTCCTGCCATGCGTCGAGCTGACGACGCGGCTGGGAAGCGCCGCCTTCCATGACGACTGCGCCGACGTAGTCGTTCTGGAACACGCGGAAGGTGGTGTCCTTGAAGAAGTCGGTGCATTCCACGATCTTGATGTCGAAGCGCAGGTCCGGCTTATCGGAGCCATAGTACTTCATGGCATCGGCGTAGGTCATACGCGGAATCGGGGTGGTGATCTCGTAACCGATGAGCTTCCACAGCTCGACCAGGATTTCCTCGGCCAGGGCAATAACATCGTCCTGATCGACGAAGGACATCTCGACGTCCAGCTGGGTGAACTCCGGCTGGCGGTCAGCGCGGAAGTCCTCGTCACGGTAGCAACGAGCAATCTGGTAGTAGCGCTCCATGCCAGCAACCATGAGCAGCTGCTTGAACAGCTGCGGGGACTGCGGCAGTGCGTACCAGGAGCCCGGCTTCAAACGAGCCGGTACCAGGAAGTCACGTGCACCTTCCGGGGTGGAACGGGTCAGGGTTGGGGTCTCGATCTCGGTGAACTCGTGGCGATCGAGAACGCTGCGGGCTGCACGGTTGGCAGCAGAGCGCAGACGCAGTGCATCACCCTGGGACTTACGGCGCAGGTCCAGGTAGCGGTAGCGCAGACGCGCTTCCTCGCCGACCTCACCAGACGTCGACGGATCGTCGATCTGGAAAGGCAGCGCAGCAGACTTATTGAGCACCTCAAGTTCTGCGACGTTGACCTCAATATCACCGGACGGCAGATTCGGGTTCTCCGAGCCTTCCGGACGCGGCTCGACGACACCGGTTACCTTCACGCAGTACTCAGAGCGCAGGTCGTGAGCGCGCTCTGCAACTTCCGACTCGCGGAAGACAACCTGGGCAATACCAGAGCGGTCGCGCAGGTCGATGAAGATGACACCACCATGGTCGCGGCGGCGGGAAACCCAGCCCGTCAAAGTTACGGTCTCGCCTGCCTGGGAGGCACGCAGTTCCCCTGCCAAATGGGTACGCAGCACTGTTGTTCAGTCCCTTCTTTCTTTACTTACCTGGCGTGTCCCGCC is a window of Corynebacterium camporealensis DNA encoding:
- a CDS encoding aminoglycoside phosphotransferase family protein; translation: MSTQEWLSEKAVIDIAAELLSRRYGGSPELSDAEVLGGSGNALVLRVHTSPSAFLPHRSLVIKYNPMTGHAIDDAAMLREVVAYQFTTSLAEDVRPGPVLLAYDLDRRVLILSDIGEGDTLADALANGHEEERLHLLRSLGISLGQMHAGTAVREDDYQVLLNRILRQHPDYADHQSIRDESLQDSINIGMQILREAGVELPERIELYATEAAKNLRSGKDRAFTPFDLSPDNVIVSNGLHFLDYEWAGFRNVGFDVACVIAGFPQFLFARPISDEEAEVFTNAWMREVKGIWPRFGDDDEVHRLLVYSLVGWALSSVTTMYAGGIEGVVALAQGEMDISYDPKTSLLRPASSKNFTDDELLIRRDLFETFDAVRRFSANCDDPRCVPVVEFGDMVCERVKDK
- the aspS gene encoding aspartate--tRNA ligase, with product MLRTHLAGELRASQAGETVTLTGWVSRRRDHGGVIFIDLRDRSGIAQVVFRESEVAERAHDLRSEYCVKVTGVVEPRPEGSENPNLPSGDIEVNVAELEVLNKSAALPFQIDDPSTSGEVGEEARLRYRYLDLRRKSQGDALRLRSAANRAARSVLDRHEFTEIETPTLTRSTPEGARDFLVPARLKPGSWYALPQSPQLFKQLLMVAGMERYYQIARCYRDEDFRADRQPEFTQLDVEMSFVDQDDVIALAEEILVELWKLIGYEITTPIPRMTYADAMKYYGSDKPDLRFDIKIVECTDFFKDTTFRVFQNDYVGAVVMEGGASQPRRQLDAWQEWAKQRGAKGLAYILVGEDGELSGPVAKNITDEERAGIAEHVGANPGDCIFFAAGDTKSSRALLGAARGEIAKKLGLIKEGDWAFTWVVDAPLFEPAADATASGDVALGNSKWTAVHHAFTSPKPEWLDSFDQNPGEATAYAYDIVCNGNEIGGGSIRIHDQDVQKRVFDVMGIGDEEAQEKFGFLLDAFSYGAPPHGGIAFGWDRIVSLLGGFESIRDVIAFPKSGGGVDPLTDAPAPIPAAQRKETGVDFKPEKKKQADKPENKE